ATATCATACCCACGCAAACCTTTTATGTAAGCATCAGCAACTACAGAGGCTGAATTGTTTCCAATCATGACGTTCCTGTAGCCTGGGCTCGACCACTCAGGCAACCATCCGCCCTCCTTGTAAGCATTTGCGAGCCCTTCCTGCATCTCTTTGTTGATGCTTGGGTACAGCAGGTTAAGGAACGGATACAGTGCACGGAAGGTATCCCAGAAGCCAGTGCCGCCAAACAAGTAGCCTTTTTCTATTTTACCATTGTACGGGCTGTAATGAACTGCATTGCCTGCGGCATCTATTTCATATAGCTTGTTTGGAAATGAAAGTGTGCGATACATGCAGGAGTAAAAAGTTCTCACCTGGTCTACAGTGCCACCTTCTACTTTTATTTTGCTCAATAGTTTATTCCAAAGCCCTTTAGATTTCTGCATGGTAGTATCAAATGATTCATTTGCTACTTCACGCTGCAGGTTTAGTTCTGCCTGCTCATAGCTGATGAATGACGATGCAATCTTTACATTGATCTTTTCTCCATTACTGGTATTAAATCCAACGACAGCGCCTGCATGATCTGCTGTTACAGTAAGGGAATCTTTTATCAATGTACTATCGCGCCATGTGGTAGAAAAAGTAAATGGCTTATCAAAAAGCATGACGAAATAGTTCCGGAAGTTTTGAGTAACGCCACCACTGTTGCGCGTAGAATATCCAATGATCTTTTGCTGACCTGGAATGATGGTAACAGAAGAGCCGCGGTTGAATGCATCTACTACAACAAACGCACTATCAGTTTGCGGAAATGTAAAACGGAATTGTGCTGCACGTTCAGATGTTGTTAGCTCTGTTGTTACATCTGCATCGGCGAGGTAAACGCTATAGTAATAAGGCTTGGCTACTTCCGCTTTATGCGAGAACCAACTCGCTCTATCATTTTGCCTGAACTTCAGGTGATGTGTTACCGGCATGATCGAGAACTGGCCGTAGTCATTCATCCACGGACTTGGCTGGTGCGTTTGTTTGAAGCCACGGATCTTGTCTGCACTGTATTGGTATTGCCAGCCATTGCCCATCTCGTTGGTTTGAGGCACCCATAAATTCATTGCCCAGGGTACAGCAATGGCCGGGTAAGTATTGCCATTAGAAAAGCTGATCTTAGAATCTGTCCCCATCAGCGGGTTCACCCATTCTTCTGGGTTGTTTACCTGTAATACCTGCTGCGCCTTTGCAGCAAGAGAA
This region of Aridibaculum aurantiacum genomic DNA includes:
- a CDS encoding GH92 family glycosyl hydrolase, yielding MLKSAIALLTLFISLAAKAQQVLQVNNPEEWVNPLMGTDSKISFSNGNTYPAIAVPWAMNLWVPQTNEMGNGWQYQYSADKIRGFKQTHQPSPWMNDYGQFSIMPVTHHLKFRQNDRASWFSHKAEVAKPYYYSVYLADADVTTELTTSERAAQFRFTFPQTDSAFVVVDAFNRGSSVTIIPGQQKIIGYSTRNSGGVTQNFRNYFVMLFDKPFTFSTTWRDSTLIKDSLTVTADHAGAVVGFNTSNGEKINVKIASSFISYEQAELNLQREVANESFDTTMQKSKGLWNKLLSKIKVEGGTVDQVRTFYSCMYRTLSFPNKLYEIDAAGNAVHYSPYNGKIEKGYLFGGTGFWDTFRALYPFLNLLYPSINKEMQEGLANAYKEGGWLPEWSSPGYRNVMIGNNSASVVADAYIKGLRGYDINTLYEALLKGANNEGPLTAVGRAGVQYYNELGYVPYDVKINENAARTLEYAYNDFTIYQLAKALKRPQAEIDLYARRSQNYRNLFDSTLKLMRGRNKDGSFQSPFNPFKWGDAFTEGNSWHYSWSVFHDVKGLRELMGGQRHFVKMLDSVFIMPPVFDESYYRGVIHEIREMQVANMGQYAHGNQPIQHMIYLYNWAGETWKTQYWIRETMNRMYRPTPDGYCGDEDNGQTSAWYIFSAMGFYPVCPGTTQYVLGTPYFKKITLQLENGKLIHISAPKNSDNNRYINRMTLNGKPYHKNYLEHFELMKGAKLHFEMSDKPNKKRGTTTAAFPYSFSDKNK